Below is a window of Planococcus rifietoensis DNA.
GCAAACAGCAGCGGCGAACCGCCTAAAAAGATGAATATCGTCGAACGGGTCGGACGCGGCGCAGGAAAAGTGGTCGGGGTTCTTTACCAGGCAGGACGCGAAACGATCGATCAGGTAATCAAAAATATTTTGCCTTTCATGGCGTTTGTCAGTATGTTAATCGGAATCATAACCTTTACAGGCATCGGGGATTTGATCGCCAACTTCGTAACGCCGCTTGCCGGGAACTTGGTCGGCCTCCTTATTCTGTCCGTCATTTGTTCCTTGCCAATTCTATCGCCATTGCTCGGGCCAGGTGCAGTCATTGCCCAAGTCGTCGGTGTTCTGGTCGGTGTGGAAATCGGGCGCGGCAATATTCCGCCTGAACTGGCACTTCCGGCATTGTTCGCCATCAACCCTCAAGTAGGCGCCGATTTTGTTCCAGTCGGTTTGACACTTGGAGAAGCAGAACCGGAAACGATCGAAGTCGGGGTTCCTGCAGTATTGATTTCCCGATTGATTACGGGGCCATTGGCTGTCGTCATCGCCTATTTACTGAGCTTTGGGATGTATTAAAAAAGAGATTGGGTGGAATAGCTTATGATTACAAAATATGAAGCAAAAATTACGGAAATTGGCGAAGAAGTGGAATTATTCGCAGAAGAAAACATGATGGTCATTTTCAATAACACCGTTCCGGAAGAACTGCGCTCATTCGCCGTCATCCATGAACAAGCGGATTTGCTTGAAGGGGTCGAAGCGGGCGATTTTTTAGAGATCAACGGGGAGCGGTTCGAGATTCTTTTCGTTGGCAGTAAAGTGAACGAAACGCTGCGGGACATTGGCCATTGCACAATCGCCTTTACAGGAGATTGCAATGCCGATTTACCTGGCACGATGTGTGTAGAAAAGACGCCACTGCCGGAATTAGCGCTCGGAGCCGAAATACGGATATTAAAAGCCTGACTTATGAGGAGAGTGGACCATGCTTGGCATCAATAGAAAGCTAGAAGAATTAGAGAAAGCAGGAACAATCATCAATGTGGGGCTTGTCGGTGCAGGCCAAATGGGCAGAGGGATGGTTTCTCAAATCGAAAACATGGCGGGCATGAGGGTCGTCCTCACGGCGGACATTCAACTGGATAATGTCGTCCATGCTTATGTAAAAGCTGGCGTGGCGGATGTGGACATTGTCCAAACCAATTCGGCCGAAGAGGCAGCTGAAGCGATCCGTTCAGGAAAAGTGGCAGCCACGACTGACGCGCGCTTGGTGACATCTTCAACAGAAGTGGATGTCGTCGTCGATGCAACGGGGGTGCCAGACATCGGCGCGAAAATTGCCTGGGATGCCATTCTGAACAAAAAGCATATCGTCATGCTCAATGTGGAGGCTGACGTCACAATCGGTCCTTTGTTGATGAAAATGGCGGATGCCAGCGGCGTTGTCTATACAGGGACCGCAGGCGACGAACCCGGTGCCATTATGGAATTATATGATTTTGCGGACGCCCTTGGCTTTGAAGTGGTAGCGCTCGGAAAAGGAAAAAACAACCCGCTGAACTTAGCGGCGAATCCCGATACCGCAGCAGAGGAAGCGGCACGAAAAGGTGCCAGTGCGAAAATGCTGGCATCGTTCCAGGACGGCACGAAAACCATGGTTGAAATGACGGCTGTCGCCAACGCCACAGGATTCCTACCCGATACGCCGGGAATGCACGGATTTGTCAGTGACGTGAAAGGGCTACCGGAAATCTTTAAATTGAAAGAAGACGGCGGGCAAGTCAGCAACAAGAAAATCGTGGAATACATCAACGGCGTAGCACCAGGCGTATTTGCGATCATTGCCTCGGAAAAAGAAGAAGTCAATCACGAAATGCAATACTTGAGCATGGGAGCAGGGCCGAATTACGTGCTCTATCGCCCGTATCATTTGACCAGCTTGGAGACGCCGATTTCCATTGCCCGCGCGTATATTTACAATGAAGCGACGATTGCCCCATGGAAAGGGCTTCAAGCAGAAACGGTCACGATTGCCAAAACCGACTTGGAAGAAGGACAGTTCTTAGATAGCATCGGCGGGTTTACGGTTTATGGCCGTATTCTCTCAGCCGCGGATGCAAAGGAAAAGGATGCCTTGCCTTTGGGCTTGGTCGACCGCCATGTCCAATTAAAGCGTTCCATTCAAAAAGGTGAAATCATTTCCTATAGCGATGTAGTGCAAACCAAGGAGTCGACCATTTGGCGCTTGCGGCGCATGCAGGATGAAACCTTCGGAGGAAATCTTTAACTAAGCATTTAGTGGAGATGTGCCGCTCAGTTTATTGCTTCGACGCTACTAGACAAATGTTCCAATCATCGTGGAGAC
It encodes the following:
- a CDS encoding PTS glucitol/sorbitol transporter subunit IIB, with protein sequence MADNQSPLNFKAISVTKGRGGWGGPLTIRPNETQRYIVSVTGGGIHPVAAEIARLTGAEAVDGFKGSYPKETMACVIIDCGGTARCGVYPKMNILTINVNPTSPSGPLMKFINEENFVSGVTVSDISTEAAPYEDQNEVKDAVDETIAPAVRKTPQELKEEARRKVAANSSGEPPKKMNIVERVGRGAGKVVGVLYQAGRETIDQVIKNILPFMAFVSMLIGIITFTGIGDLIANFVTPLAGNLVGLLILSVICSLPILSPLLGPGAVIAQVVGVLVGVEIGRGNIPPELALPALFAINPQVGADFVPVGLTLGEAEPETIEVGVPAVLISRLITGPLAVVIAYLLSFGMY
- a CDS encoding PTS glucitol/sorbitol transporter subunit IIA, which gives rise to MITKYEAKITEIGEEVELFAEENMMVIFNNTVPEELRSFAVIHEQADLLEGVEAGDFLEINGERFEILFVGSKVNETLRDIGHCTIAFTGDCNADLPGTMCVEKTPLPELALGAEIRILKA
- a CDS encoding NAD(P)H-dependent oxidoreductase; the encoded protein is MLGINRKLEELEKAGTIINVGLVGAGQMGRGMVSQIENMAGMRVVLTADIQLDNVVHAYVKAGVADVDIVQTNSAEEAAEAIRSGKVAATTDARLVTSSTEVDVVVDATGVPDIGAKIAWDAILNKKHIVMLNVEADVTIGPLLMKMADASGVVYTGTAGDEPGAIMELYDFADALGFEVVALGKGKNNPLNLAANPDTAAEEAARKGASAKMLASFQDGTKTMVEMTAVANATGFLPDTPGMHGFVSDVKGLPEIFKLKEDGGQVSNKKIVEYINGVAPGVFAIIASEKEEVNHEMQYLSMGAGPNYVLYRPYHLTSLETPISIARAYIYNEATIAPWKGLQAETVTIAKTDLEEGQFLDSIGGFTVYGRILSAADAKEKDALPLGLVDRHVQLKRSIQKGEIISYSDVVQTKESTIWRLRRMQDETFGGNL